From Streptosporangium album, the proteins below share one genomic window:
- a CDS encoding WXG100 family type VII secretion target, producing the protein MSAAEDRARINFLSMDAAKERLVGIVKELDTTTDTLMTQITNDFAGAWEGDAVEFFAEHKKRWDNIEATMVVQLQQAAVAIGIAKENYELAEAKNKNLWIVN; encoded by the coding sequence GTGAGCGCAGCAGAAGACAGAGCAAGAATCAATTTCCTGAGTATGGATGCCGCCAAGGAGCGCCTCGTCGGCATCGTCAAGGAACTCGACACGACCACCGATACGCTCATGACGCAAATCACGAACGACTTCGCAGGTGCCTGGGAGGGCGACGCGGTGGAGTTCTTCGCGGAGCACAAAAAGCGATGGGACAACATCGAGGCGACGATGGTCGTCCAACTCCAGCAGGCTGCCGTCGCGATCGGTATCGCCAAGGAGAACTACGAGCTGGCTGAGGCGAAGAACAAGAACCTGTGGATCGTCAACTGA